The following are encoded together in the Vespa velutina chromosome 3, iVesVel2.1, whole genome shotgun sequence genome:
- the LOC124947642 gene encoding uncharacterized protein LOC124947642 translates to MADRRNTRYVEDCDNDINRLPMPLGNSEINIDNDCCNSNNNNNNINDNNDRTVMVYPEKDLINSRLSSNDIKNLYPRRRAPIVGWHNGSPTIFPSSPCRTPEPDFFNRIDFDGHISDTSSSKSSGICQDSGNTEDLSSLADERLLESTPARTIDRSIESLSPDKDTLLTMSPDNFGRNRILSLEDEIGDKFDFLSPDTDGTEDNRMFSATGEHRLIFPNSMIESKKSPPTKNPNNDDSIIPIIIANPGYQGDIKDISDFDSAVDLENDLDSTIADKEINKKPRIPDGGWGWVVVLASLIISMIADGVSFSFGLLYIEFLKEFGASKAKTAWIGSLFMAVPLLSGPVMSALVDRYGCRKMTILGGLISGLGFVLSCFSNTIEVMYLTFGVIAGLGLGLCYVTAVVSIAYWFDKKRTLAVGLGACGTGIGTFVYAPMTTFFIEEYGWRGTCLMLAGTFFNMIVCGAVMRDPKWWILEQKKQALSSPKKSNTIKSEVDGSFHGFSDEFPGVEEIRQMLKSGKTEYLLQSLGTSTATPNRAATRGSTFRSVVNLPTFVKECEKVPLEVLESLSVNSRLYNVILENYPNLLKCRSLSDKLVDDSMGDDYKKAGVTMSMRIKKADENKNIHPEYEETINGDKKILNDVNEASYFIKKDIVIPMTDTEKVKSRHHIPGLTDGVVRTDSLPWLRRQFSTNTHYFKDIRVHRNSVMYRGAALNLQKYRLRASSCPNIYKNSMTTLAKESEEKWYSELVNILKGMMDFSMFLEFHFLLMSLSTILLFTWFIVPYFYLAEHLTRNGYSDSDCANLLSIIGITNTIGMIGLGWAGDQPWMNVSKTYACCLAICGISTILMSTFTMYYIPLIITSASFGLFFASSFSFTPVILVELIPLERFTTAYGLTLLCQGIGNLLGPPLAGWLFDITNSWEMSFTMAGLWIIIAGLLIGVIPFTKNRKIWGSGLIEMERLTLTQNQA, encoded by the exons ATGGCCGATCGGAGAAATACAAGATACGTTGAAGATtgtgataatgatattaataggCTTCCGATGCCCTTGGGAAATTCGGAGATCAATATAGATAATGATTGTTgcaatagtaacaataataataacaacattaacgataataatgatcgaacAGTTATGGTATATCCGGAGAAGGATTTGATCAATAGTCGATTATcttcaaatgatattaaaaatttatatccgaGGAGAAGGGCACCTATCGTTGGTTGGCATAATGGAAGTCCaacaatatttccaagttctcCTTGCAGAACTCCTGAACctgatttttttaatagaatcgaTTTCGACGGCCATATCAGCGATACTTCGTCGTCCAAAAGTTCAGGTATTTGTCAGGATTCAGGTAACACCGAGGATTTGAGTAGTCTAGCTGATGAAAGATTACTTGAATCAACACCAGCTCGTACGATAGACAGAAGTATAGAATCTTTATCACCGGATAAGGACACTCTTCTGACAATGTCACCTGATAATTTCGGTAGAAATCGAATATTGAGTTTGGAAGATGAAATAGGAGATAAGTTTGATTTCCTGAGTCCTGACACAGATGGTACGGAGGATAATAGAATGTTCTCAGCCACAGGGGAACATCGTTTGATCTTTCCAAATTCGATGATAGAATCAAAAAAGAGTCCTCCGACAAAAAATCCAAATAACGACGATTCGATAATACCAATTATTATAGCCAATCCTGGATATCAAGGAGACATAAAAGACATCAGCGATTTTGACAGTGCCGTTGATTTGGAGAATGATCTCGATTCTACAATCGCAGATaaggaaattaataaaaaaccaCGTATACCAGACGGTGGTTGGGGATGGGTAGTCGTTTTAGCCTCTCTGATAATCTCCATGATAGCCGACGGAGTATCCTTCAGTTTTGGCTTGCtttatatcgaatttcttAAAGAATTTGGAGCTAGCAAGGCGAAAACAGCTTGGATTGGTTCTTTGTTCATGGCTGTACCATTGTTATCTGGTCCTGTCATGTCTGCTTTAGTGGATCGTTACGGTTGTAGGAAGATGACGATTCTTGGAGGTCTTATTTCGGGATTAGGTTTTGTTTTGAGCTGCTTCAGCAACACCATCGAGGTAATGTACTTGACATTTGGCGTCATAGCGGGTTTGGGCTTAGGTTTGTGCTACGTCACTGCGGTCGTGAGCATCGCTTATTGGTTTGACAAGAAGCGTACCTTAGCTGTAGGTCTTGGGGCATGTGGTACCGGTATTGGTACCTTTGTTTACGCACCGATGACAACTTTCTTCATCGAGGAATATGGTTGGCGTGGTACTTGTCTCATGTTGGCTGGTACATTTTTTAACATGATTGTTTGTGGTGCAGTCATGCGTGATCCGAAATGGTGGATCTTGGAACAAAAGAAACAGGCATTATCTTCTCCGAAGAAATCGAACACCATCAAATCCGAGGTCGATGGTTCGTTCCATGGGTTTTCTGATGAATTTCCAGGCGTCGAGGAAATTCGACAGATGTTGAAGAGTGGCAAAACGGAATACCTACTTCAAAGTCTTGGTACTAGCACGGCAACACCTAATCGAGCTGCCACGCGTGGTTCAACTTTCAGAAGTGTTGTCAATTTGCCTACTTTCGTCAAGGAGTGCGAGAAG GTGCCTTTGGAAGTTTTAGAATCACTCTCCGTTAATTCAAGACTCTACAATGTCATTCTAGAAAATTATCCGAATCTTTTGAAGTGTCGAAGTCTCTCGGATAAATTAGTGGATGATTCTATGGGAGATGATTACAAGAAAGCTGGCGTCACTATGTCTATGAG GATCAAGAAAGCTgacgaaaataagaatattcatCCAGAATATGAAGAAACAATTAATGgcgataagaaaattttgaatGACGTCAACGAAGCCAGTTACTTCATAAAAAAGGACATCGTGATACCA ATGACTGATAccgaaaaagtaaaatcgagACATCATATACCCGGTTTGACGGATGGAGTCGTCAGGACGGATTCGTTGCCTTGGCTGAGAAGGCAATTTAGCACAAATACACATTACTTCAAAGACATTAGGGTTCATAGAAATTCGGTTATGTATCGAGGTGCAGCATTAAATCTTCAGAAATATAGATTAAGAGCCAGTAGCTGtccaaatatttataaaaatagtatgACTACGTTAGCGAAGGAAAGCGAAGag aaaTGGTATAGCGAATtagtaaatatattgaaaggtATGATGGATTTTTCGATGTTTCTGGAGTTTCATTTTCTGTTGATGTCGCTCtcgacgatattattattcacttGGTTTATCGTACCTTACTTCTATCTTGCCGAACATCTTACTAGAAATGGTTACTCTGACTCTGATTGTGCTAATCTCCTTAGCATTATTGGTATAACGAATACAATTGGAATG ATCGGTCTTGGATGGGCAGGTGATCAACCCTGGATGAACGTCAGCAAAACATATGCTTGTTGTTTGGCTATCTGTGGTATATCTACGATTCTGATGTCTACGTTCACTATGTATTACATCCCACTGATTATTACATCTGCATCTTTTGGACTCTTCTTCGCCAGTAGTTTTAGTTTCACGCCAGTTATTCTGGTTGAGTTGATACCCTTGGAAAGATTTACCACTGCTTATGGTCTGACTTTGCTCTGTCAGGGTATAGGTAATCTTTTAGGGCCACCGCTGGCCGGTTGGCTATTCGATATAACGAATTCTTGGGAAATGTCTTTCACAATGGCTGGTTTATGGATTATTATAGCTGGTCTTTTGATAGGTGTAATACCTTTTacaaaaaatcgaaagatttgGGGTAGCGGCCTTATCGAAATGGAACGGTTAACTTTGACACAAAACCAAGCATAG